One genomic region from Solwaraspora sp. WMMD792 encodes:
- a CDS encoding helix-turn-helix transcriptional regulator yields MKGRLPIGRSEEDPEEVYMSRASGPTIARWQLGRQLKAAREAAGITQIAIAEVLACSESKIYKIEAGDVGVGRGDLIVMLDRYGVTDEDRRTTIFDLQKQGKQRGWWSKYGTIPMNYSMYVGLESAAREVRNFELAIVPGLLQTEEYARAVASTAWPDDPGEVDRRVELRMARQACLAEDPPLKFWAIVDEAVLHRRPGGDAVMRRQLDHLTEVSTRPNVMLQVLPFSEGWHPGTSGSFSILDFDETVHSPVAYIESQAGDVYLERPEDMNRVTLTYTHLQTAALSARKSRDLIAAIAKDLA; encoded by the coding sequence ATGAAGGGAAGACTGCCTATCGGCAGGTCCGAAGAGGATCCGGAGGAGGTCTACATGTCAAGAGCAAGCGGACCCACGATCGCCCGATGGCAGCTCGGCAGGCAGCTCAAGGCCGCCCGCGAGGCGGCCGGCATCACCCAGATCGCCATCGCCGAGGTGCTCGCCTGCAGCGAATCGAAGATCTACAAGATCGAGGCTGGTGACGTCGGCGTCGGCCGTGGCGACCTGATCGTCATGCTCGACCGCTACGGCGTCACCGACGAAGATCGCCGCACCACCATCTTCGACCTGCAGAAGCAGGGCAAGCAGCGCGGCTGGTGGTCCAAGTACGGCACCATCCCGATGAACTACAGCATGTACGTCGGCCTCGAAAGCGCCGCCCGCGAGGTGCGCAACTTCGAGCTGGCCATCGTCCCCGGCCTGCTCCAGACCGAGGAGTACGCCCGAGCCGTCGCCTCCACGGCGTGGCCGGACGATCCCGGCGAGGTGGACCGGCGGGTCGAGCTACGGATGGCGCGGCAAGCGTGCCTCGCCGAGGACCCGCCGCTGAAGTTCTGGGCCATTGTTGACGAGGCTGTGCTGCACCGGCGGCCCGGTGGCGACGCGGTGATGCGTCGCCAGCTCGACCACCTGACCGAGGTAAGCACCCGACCGAACGTCATGCTGCAGGTGCTGCCGTTCAGCGAGGGCTGGCATCCCGGCACCAGCGGATCGTTCTCGATCCTGGACTTCGACGAGACCGTGCACAGCCCGGTCGCGTACATCGAGAGCCAGGCCGGCGACGTGTATCTGGAACGTCCCGAGGACATGAACCGGGTTACCCTTACCTACACCCACCTGCAGACGGCAGCGCTCAGTGCCAGGAAGTCCCGGGACCTGATCGCCGCGATCGCCAAGGACTTGGCGTAG
- a CDS encoding DUF397 domain-containing protein — protein sequence MDLTRAMWIKSSRSNANSQCVEVARNLPGVVATRDSKDPTGPALTFAPSAWTTFTTALKSSQLSA from the coding sequence ATGGATCTCACCCGCGCCATGTGGATCAAAAGCAGCCGCAGCAACGCCAACAGCCAGTGCGTCGAGGTCGCCCGCAACCTGCCGGGAGTCGTCGCCACCCGCGACAGCAAGGACCCGACCGGCCCGGCGCTGACCTTCGCCCCCTCCGCCTGGACCACCTTCACCACCGCGCTCAAGTCGTCCCAGCTCTCCGCGTAA
- a CDS encoding DUF397 domain-containing protein, which translates to MRDTDLTDATWRTSSYSGGNGNCVEVADNLPAVVAVRDSKDRSGPLLAFSSAAWTSFTASLGAQTRQR; encoded by the coding sequence ATGCGAGACACCGACCTGACCGACGCCACCTGGCGTACCAGCAGCTACTCCGGCGGCAACGGTAACTGCGTCGAAGTCGCCGACAACCTGCCCGCCGTCGTCGCCGTACGCGACAGCAAGGACCGTTCCGGTCCCCTGCTCGCCTTCTCCTCTGCGGCGTGGACGTCCTTCACCGCGTCGCTCGGGGCGCAGACGCGCCAGCGGTAG
- a CDS encoding HAD hydrolase-like protein, protein MTAELAAVIGRARFLLLDFDGPVCKVFANHPAPQVAATLRRLLVDQGVTVPPDLLDEPDPLAVLRWSATLDRLAIVRQVDDALRAAELDAVAVADPTPYAREVIVTAHRAQRGIAIVSNNSAGAVNRYLIARRLAGYIHPVIGRPYAGPAGMKPNPAPVLAAICELHAHPEDCVLIGDSPTDIEAAQAVGVPTIGYANKPRKYHRLSESDAIIGSMAEVVTALTGRRVQGGRPASHGD, encoded by the coding sequence ATGACCGCTGAACTCGCCGCCGTCATCGGCCGCGCCCGGTTCCTGCTGCTCGACTTCGACGGACCCGTCTGCAAGGTCTTCGCCAACCACCCCGCGCCCCAGGTCGCCGCCACCCTGCGCCGCCTGCTCGTCGACCAGGGCGTCACCGTCCCGCCCGATCTGCTCGATGAACCCGACCCGCTCGCCGTGCTGCGCTGGAGTGCCACCCTTGACCGGCTCGCCATCGTGCGCCAAGTCGACGACGCCCTGCGCGCTGCCGAGTTGGACGCCGTCGCCGTCGCCGACCCCACCCCGTACGCCCGGGAAGTCATCGTGACCGCCCACCGCGCCCAGCGCGGCATCGCGATCGTCTCCAACAACAGCGCCGGCGCCGTCAACCGGTACCTGATCGCGCGCCGTCTCGCCGGCTACATCCACCCCGTCATCGGCCGCCCGTACGCCGGCCCAGCCGGAATGAAACCGAACCCGGCACCGGTGCTCGCCGCCATCTGCGAACTGCACGCCCACCCCGAGGACTGCGTGCTCATTGGCGACTCACCTACCGACATCGAGGCCGCCCAGGCGGTCGGCGTACCCACCATCGGCTACGCCAACAAACCCCGCAAATACCACAGACTCAGCGAATCAGACGCCATCATCGGCAGCATGGCCGAAGTCGTCACCGCCCTCACCGGTCGCCGGGTGCAAGGCGGTAGACCCGCGAGTCACGGAGACTGA
- a CDS encoding GNAT family N-acetyltransferase, with the protein MSVEIEAVRVATDEVVKAFGRLLPQLSRSAKPLDLTALNELVASDASTLLIARCEGEIVGALTLVMFPIPTGRRAWIEDVVVDESARGLGVGAALTQEAVRLAREAGARTVDLTSRPSRAAANRLYERLGFSLRDSRVYRLAPGDR; encoded by the coding sequence ATGAGCGTCGAGATCGAGGCCGTACGAGTCGCCACCGACGAGGTCGTGAAAGCGTTCGGCCGGCTCCTCCCGCAGCTGTCCCGTTCCGCCAAGCCACTCGATCTGACGGCGTTGAACGAGCTGGTGGCGTCGGACGCAAGCACTTTGCTGATCGCTCGCTGCGAGGGCGAGATCGTCGGCGCGTTGACCCTGGTGATGTTCCCGATCCCGACCGGTAGGCGGGCGTGGATCGAGGATGTGGTGGTCGACGAGTCGGCGCGCGGCCTCGGGGTCGGGGCGGCGCTGACCCAGGAGGCCGTCAGGCTGGCTCGGGAGGCTGGCGCTCGGACCGTTGACCTGACGTCCCGCCCGTCTCGTGCTGCCGCGAACCGGCTCTACGAACGACTCGGCTTCAGTCTCCGTGACTCGCGGGTCTACCGCCTTGCACCCGGCGACCGGTGA
- a CDS encoding alpha/beta hydrolase, with the protein MPRRVGGNSGVIPAMRITSETVGDGIREQLFSVGDIPGVLWTPAEGSGPRPLVLIGHGGGQHKKGWEVVSRAFPYVTSGGFAVAAIDAPGTGDRPEHPEIRRLVALIEEREAAGEPFGPAWPALNETVAAQLIPDWRTTLDALQNLDSVGDSQPVGYYGLSEAGEMGIRLVAAEPRITAAVLGLVGSEWLTGIAARITIPVEFLLQWDDEGNPRDSVLKLYDALGSAEKTLHANPGSHFRVPSFEIESSIRFFARHLGSPGTAISS; encoded by the coding sequence TTGCCTCGCCGCGTCGGCGGGAATTCCGGTGTAATCCCTGCCATGCGCATCACCTCGGAAACCGTCGGTGACGGCATCCGCGAGCAGCTCTTCAGCGTCGGGGACATCCCCGGGGTGCTCTGGACGCCTGCTGAGGGCTCCGGTCCCCGTCCGTTGGTCTTGATCGGGCACGGCGGCGGCCAGCACAAGAAGGGGTGGGAGGTCGTCTCCAGAGCCTTTCCCTACGTCACCTCCGGTGGCTTCGCGGTCGCCGCGATCGACGCGCCGGGTACCGGTGACAGGCCGGAGCACCCGGAGATCCGGCGGCTTGTCGCGCTCATCGAGGAACGGGAGGCCGCAGGCGAGCCCTTCGGCCCGGCGTGGCCCGCCCTGAACGAAACCGTGGCGGCGCAGCTCATACCCGACTGGCGGACCACTCTGGACGCGCTGCAGAACCTGGACTCCGTCGGCGACAGCCAGCCCGTCGGGTACTACGGTCTGTCCGAGGCCGGTGAGATGGGTATCCGCCTGGTCGCGGCCGAGCCTCGGATCACGGCTGCGGTCCTCGGCCTCGTTGGAAGCGAGTGGCTCACCGGCATCGCAGCGCGGATCACGATCCCGGTCGAGTTCCTGCTGCAGTGGGACGACGAAGGCAATCCACGGGACTCCGTCCTGAAGCTGTACGACGCCCTCGGCTCCGCAGAGAAGACATTGCACGCCAACCCCGGCAGCCACTTTCGAGTCCCGTCGTTCGAAATCGAGAGCTCGATCCGGTTCTTCGCCCGGCACCTGGGTAGCCCTGGCACCGCAATCAGTTCCTGA
- a CDS encoding NUDIX hydrolase, whose amino-acid sequence MSSPPDDYTATLPRKRMGSAVLLRDRDGRILLVEPTYKDYWELPGWAVEADESPYDAAVRELTEELGLAVTPGRLLVVDWVPPRAGRTEGVMFVYDGGILDASQADAIRLPPQELRSWAWSTLPQAQQRLSPLLARRAAAAV is encoded by the coding sequence GTGAGCTCCCCGCCTGACGATTACACAGCGACGTTGCCGCGCAAGCGGATGGGCTCGGCCGTGCTGCTGCGGGACCGTGACGGACGAATCCTGCTCGTCGAGCCGACGTACAAGGACTACTGGGAACTACCAGGTTGGGCGGTGGAGGCCGACGAGTCGCCGTACGACGCGGCGGTCCGTGAGCTAACCGAAGAACTCGGCTTGGCGGTTACTCCCGGACGGCTGCTGGTAGTCGACTGGGTGCCGCCTCGCGCCGGCCGCACCGAAGGAGTGATGTTCGTGTACGACGGCGGCATCCTTGACGCGTCGCAGGCCGACGCGATCCGGCTTCCGCCGCAGGAGTTGCGCAGCTGGGCGTGGTCGACCCTGCCGCAGGCGCAGCAGCGGCTGTCGCCGCTGCTGGCCCGGCGGGCCGCTGCCGCTGTGTAA